From Vidua macroura isolate BioBank_ID:100142 chromosome 8, ASM2450914v1, whole genome shotgun sequence, one genomic window encodes:
- the LOC128810853 gene encoding solute carrier family 2, facilitated glucose transporter member 5-like, with translation MGHIYPTVGEGPEVIGVMWSRPLAASLGDGWAVTPQRAEQSGGAAPAPGQGRGSRTPPPAAQAPPMSPGVPGLPCPAFPSLTSSFFYLKMGETSGAAGLPSSLSPSPPSPRSACSLAPPLGKGTPRPGGDITGHLTFPLLSVTLLVSFGSSMLYGYNLAVVNSPAEHIKAFYNTTWSQRYGHGLGPAPLTLLYALTVSIFALGGLVGSLLVGVLVERYGRNGALSRSALLVLLAGGFMGFSRELGSPEMVIIGRSITGLHSGICLSVVPLYLGEIAPKNLRGFLGLMPSIFICLGVFSAQVLGLPELLGKDRFWPLFLSVVVVPASLQLLLLHCFPESPRYLLIERNDICGATKALHRFLGSPDVQDVIEEMKEEQRSLSSMEVVSVWQLLRDRSVRWQTLSVVVVNAGMQLSGIDAIWFYTNTIFENAGIPASQIPYTTMGTGAIEVVAGLIGCFTIERVGRRPLIITGFCAMGVCSAGITISLLLQAALPWMRYVSVACVVGIIAGFCMGPAGVPFLMTAELFMQSHRPAAYIVGGSLNWLCNFTIGFIFPFLQMSAGAFCYLVFCGVCLLVALYVYLVIPETKNKTFMEISHIFAMRRSVLSVPAHLIGMMKLDGYGTLESSSLESSGSSLP, from the exons ATGGGGCACATCTACCCCACGGTGGGAGAGGGGCCGGAGGTGATCGGGGTGATGTGGAGCCGCCCCCTCGCCGCCAGCCTCGGGGATG GCTGGGCCGTGACCCCTCAGCGGGCTGAGCAGTCCGGCggtgctgcccctgcccccgGCCAGGGGAGAGGCTCCCGGACTCCTCCTCCGGCCGCTCAGGCGCCTCCAATGAGCCCCGGGGTGCCcgggctgccctgccctgccttcccttccctcacctcctccttcttctATCTAAAAATGGGAGAGACCAGCGGGGCCGCCGGactgccttcctccctctctccttctcctccctccccgcGCTCCGCCTGCAGCCTCGCGCCGCCGCTCGGGAAAGGGAccccgcggcccggcggggACATCACTGGG cATCTCACCTTCCCCCTGCTGTCTGTCACCCTTCTGGTATCCTTTGGCTCCTCCATGCTCTATGGCTACAACCTTGCTGTGGTGAACTCACCAGCAGAG cacatAAAGGCTTTCTACAACACCACGTGGTCCCAGCGGTACGGACACGGGCTGGGCCCTGCCCCCCTGACCCTCCTCTATGCCCTGACTGTCTCCATCTTCGCCCTGGGCGGGCTGGTGGGCTCCCTGCTggtgggggtgctggtggagcGGTACGGCAG GAATGGTGCTCTGAGCCGCAGCGCTCTCCTCGTCCTCCTGGCCGGCGGCTTCATGGGCTTCAGCCGGGAGCTGGGATCCCCTGAGATGGTGATCATCGGCCGTTCCATCACGGGGCTCCACTCAG GTATCTGTCTCAGTGTGGTGCCTCTCTACCTGGGAGAAATCGCACCCAAGAACCTGCGGGGATTCTTGGGCCTCATGCCCAGCATCTTCATCTGCCTGGGGGTTTTCTCTGCCCAGGTCCTGGGCCTGCCAGAACTGCTGGGCAAG GACAGGTTCTGGCCCCTTTTCCTGTCAGTGGTGGTtgttcctgcctccctccagctcctgctgctgcactgcttcCCTGAGAGCCCTCGGTACCTGCTGATAGAGAGAAATGACATCTGTGGGGCCACCAAAG CACTGCACCGGTTCCTGGGGAGCCCCGATGTACAGGATGTGATCGAGGAGATGAAGGAGGAGCAGCGGTCGCTCTCCTCCATGGAGGTGGTGTCCGTCTGGCAGCTGCTGCGGGACCGCTCCGTGCGCTGGCAGACGCTCTCGGTGGTGGTGGTGAACGCCGGCATGCAGCTCTCAGGGATCGATGCT ATCTGGTTTTACACCAACACCATTTTCGAGAACGCCGGGATCCCCGCGTCCCAGATCCCCTACACCACCATGGGCACCGGCGCCATTGAGGTTGTTGCCGGGCTGATTGGG TGCTTCACCATCGAGAGGGTGGGCCGGCGGCCCCTCATCATCACCGGCTTCTGTGCCATGGGTGTCTGCTCAGCTGGCATCAccatctccctgctgctgcag GCCGCCCTGCCCTGGATGCGCTACGTCAGCGTTGCCTGCGTGGTCGGCATCATCGCTGGCTTCTGCATGGGACCAG CTGGTGTTCCCTTCCTGATGACAGCTGAGCTCTTCATGCAGTCACACCGCCCGGCTGCCTACATTGTGGGGGGCTCTCTCAACTGGCTCTGCAACTTCACCATCGGCTTCATCTTCCCCTTCTTGCAG ATGTCAGCTGGTGCCTTTTGCTACCTGGTTTTCTGTGGTGTCTGCCTGCTGGTGGCCCTGTACGTCTACCTTGTCATCCCTGAGACCAAGAACAAAACCTTCATGGAGATCAGCCACATCTTTGCCATGCGCCGCTCCGTCCTCTCCGTGCCAGCCCACCTCATTGGGATGATGAAGCTCGATGGCTACGGGACTTtggagagcagctccctggagagCTCAGGCTCCAGCCTGCCCTGA